Proteins encoded in a region of the Campylobacter geochelonis genome:
- a CDS encoding ABC transporter substrate-binding protein — MKKIVIFMLFGFASLFAKGFVVLNPASVEIFYMLGCEDKISAIAKTTSSEIWPKEKTDKLPTVGTYIKANLEKIVELDPEMVITSFHSKEILDDLDRFGIKHIETPNDSIKNIFKSIKIVGEICHKEDEAKKLIESFQTRLDSLDKTKLSEKKAIFFYATANLMAFGKDTLPGDIFKFIGVKNLADKLDGKTPIVTSEFLIEENPDFMVIVGVPKVEDFLKQNPVLKHTNAAKNGKIIIVNSASLLRGTPRVVDEIEKLHKEFVK; from the coding sequence ATGAAAAAGATTGTTATTTTTATGCTTTTTGGTTTTGCAAGTTTGTTTGCTAAAGGATTTGTGGTTTTAAACCCAGCTAGCGTTGAGATATTTTATATGTTAGGTTGCGAAGATAAAATATCGGCAATCGCCAAAACCACAAGTAGCGAAATTTGGCCAAAGGAAAAAACGGATAAACTCCCAACAGTTGGCACTTATATAAAAGCAAATTTAGAAAAAATTGTTGAGCTTGATCCAGAAATGGTTATAACTAGTTTTCACTCTAAAGAGATTTTAGATGATTTGGATAGATTTGGCATAAAGCACATTGAAACGCCAAATGATAGTATAAAAAATATCTTTAAAAGTATTAAAATCGTCGGAGAGATTTGTCATAAAGAAGATGAGGCAAAAAAGCTAATTGAGAGTTTTCAAACCAGACTAGATAGTCTTGATAAGACAAAATTAAGCGAAAAAAAGGCGATATTTTTCTACGCGACTGCAAATTTGATGGCTTTTGGAAAAGATACTTTGCCAGGAGATATTTTTAAATTTATAGGAGTTAAAAATTTAGCCGATAAACTAGATGGCAAAACTCCTATAGTAACAAGCGAGTTTTTAATCGAAGAAAACCCTGATTTTATGGTAATTGTCGGTGTTCCAAAGGTGGAGGACTTTTTAAAACAAAATCCAGTTTTAAAACATACTAATGCTGCTAAAAATGGCAAAATCATCATCGTAAACTCAGCGTCTTTACTACGCGGAACTCCAAGAGTCGTTGATGAGATAGAAAAGCTGCATAAAGAATTTGTAAAATGA
- a CDS encoding peptidylprolyl isomerase, whose translation MKKRLVFVSFLLSFSLAQASMVNWVVALVNNQPITNYEVFDTMKKIGGNERNAIEFLIKEKLQIAEIKKRDITASPYEVTQRIEQTAQKNGMSVDEFKSNLAKEGINYTHFREEIAKSIKDQKFYESIFARVDNRITPQNVEQYYKQNIARFTTFDSVNVTRYADKNRAKIEELLAGKKPKNLYSQKVKIPRKGLSEQTAYVFASIKDGGFTPIVHNPQGYFEVFRIDSKVGLNQLSFEEAQNMAINEFVQKERRKAVDEYFEKLRAEAVVQFLPVKQPLVNSDKKPNK comes from the coding sequence ATGAAGAAAAGATTGGTTTTTGTATCGTTTTTGCTTAGCTTTAGCTTAGCTCAAGCAAGTATGGTAAACTGGGTTGTTGCCTTAGTAAACAACCAACCTATAACAAATTATGAAGTATTTGACACTATGAAAAAAATCGGCGGAAATGAACGAAATGCCATTGAATTTTTAATAAAAGAGAAGCTTCAAATAGCAGAGATTAAAAAAAGAGATATCACAGCCTCTCCATACGAAGTTACCCAAAGGATAGAGCAAACCGCGCAAAAAAACGGTATGAGTGTTGATGAGTTTAAAAGCAACCTTGCAAAAGAAGGCATAAACTACACTCATTTTAGAGAAGAGATAGCAAAAAGCATAAAAGATCAAAAATTTTACGAGTCTATTTTCGCAAGAGTAGACAACAGGATAACTCCTCAAAACGTAGAGCAATACTACAAGCAAAATATCGCTAGATTTACCACATTTGACTCAGTAAATGTAACAAGATACGCAGATAAAAACAGAGCTAAAATAGAAGAGCTGCTAGCTGGTAAAAAACCAAAAAATTTATATTCTCAAAAGGTTAAAATCCCAAGAAAAGGGCTAAGCGAGCAAACTGCTTATGTTTTTGCAAGCATAAAAGATGGCGGTTTTACACCCATAGTTCACAACCCGCAAGGATACTTTGAGGTATTTAGGATAGATTCTAAAGTAGGATTAAACCAGCTAAGTTTTGAAGAAGCACAAAATATGGCGATAAATGAATTTGTCCAAAAAGAGCGAAGAAAAGCAGTAGATGAATACTTCGAAAAGCTAAGAGCTGAAGCTGTGGTGCAGTTTTTACCTGTTAAACAACCTCTTGTAAATAGCGATAAAAAACCAAATAAATAA
- the accB gene encoding acetyl-CoA carboxylase biotin carboxyl carrier protein produces the protein MKKEEIKDLMKFFEDTGINRLRIKEDEFEIELEKYSEVPEFTPEMCPTPAPQAPINLVVNDKTVSAAPASVKKDSIDSPMVGTFYMAPTPGAAPFVKVGQTVRKGSVIGIIEAMKIMNEIEAEFDCKITSILVADGQPVEFGMPLVEVEKI, from the coding sequence ATGAAAAAAGAAGAGATTAAAGATCTTATGAAATTTTTCGAAGATACTGGAATCAACAGACTAAGAATAAAAGAAGATGAATTTGAAATAGAGTTGGAGAAGTATTCTGAAGTGCCAGAATTTACACCAGAGATGTGCCCGACGCCAGCTCCTCAAGCACCTATAAATTTAGTAGTAAATGACAAAACAGTAAGCGCTGCGCCAGCTAGCGTTAAAAAAGATAGCATAGATTCACCTATGGTTGGAACATTTTATATGGCGCCAACTCCGGGAGCTGCGCCATTTGTAAAAGTTGGGCAAACAGTTAGAAAAGGCTCTGTTATAGGTATTATCGAAGCGATGAAGATAATGAATGAAATCGAAGCAGAGTTTGACTGCAAAATCACTTCGATTTTAGTTGCTGATGGGCAACCAGTTGAGTTTGGAATGCCACTAGTTGAGGTGGAGAAGATATAA
- a CDS encoding TonB-dependent receptor, with amino-acid sequence MRKAVLLSFALIGIIYADTRLDESVISTTGFEDNILNEVKNVNIITKDDIEKRSDSDLNELLERAPGISLQKMALGWAIDMRGQGNRANTNVQVMVNGVSMNMTDSTHSATPLDAFSLDDVERIEIIPGGGAVLYGSGTQGGVINIITKTIPQNFYANVATKYSQSGSTNARFNIGGLVSENLFLKSSFYTNNTDGYRQGDKNRGAYGSFGLQYQITPEQKISANFSHFKGKIYSSDASTRAMLDENRRNADTKNISKLDIKLTNLNVDYNAKLSDKLELNVTPFYQDTKFKPSSQSRFTDKKYGARTKLKYSYSFGNFITGYDYIYNKGKNDGSFDLMMSPKMRFVNISKGSTTKTTNSIFFINKFDFTDEFSLSAGYRFENAEYKILKNTFSKIAPAAIFDKAKGKTTKADISKDENNYAFEIMPNYKYSDSGNVYVKFERGFTSPSANKMQNKDARLGYYPSNIEPETYKTYEVGIKDLVFGQYFSATLFYTNSKNEISTIGKPPTYWTQVNIGETQRKGFEIYSEQALLDDSLRLSQSFTYTDTKIKKSGTSGYAAGSVVPNVAKYKVVLGVDYDINKNFTIFADSKFYGDQRNTSNEKLPAYSISDVGVRYKNKGFTVTGGVNNVFDKEYFTSADYKKDSFYVGDGRNLYVELKYDF; translated from the coding sequence ATGCGCAAGGCTGTTTTGCTCAGTTTTGCCTTGATTGGCATAATTTATGCTGATACAAGGCTTGATGAGAGTGTGATATCAACAACAGGTTTTGAAGATAATATCTTAAATGAGGTAAAAAATGTAAATATCATCACAAAAGATGATATAGAAAAAAGAAGCGATAGCGACTTAAATGAGCTTTTAGAGCGTGCTCCTGGAATCAGCTTGCAAAAGATGGCGTTAGGTTGGGCTATTGATATGCGTGGGCAGGGAAACAGAGCCAACACAAACGTTCAAGTTATGGTAAATGGCGTATCTATGAACATGACAGATAGCACTCACAGCGCTACGCCACTTGATGCGTTTTCTCTTGATGATGTAGAGCGCATTGAAATCATACCTGGTGGCGGGGCGGTTTTGTATGGAAGTGGCACTCAAGGCGGGGTGATAAATATCATAACCAAAACAATACCACAAAATTTCTATGCAAATGTCGCTACAAAATACTCACAAAGCGGCTCAACTAACGCTAGGTTTAACATAGGTGGGCTAGTTAGTGAAAATCTTTTTTTAAAAAGTAGTTTTTATACTAACAACACAGACGGTTACAGACAAGGCGATAAAAATCGTGGGGCGTATGGGAGTTTTGGTCTGCAGTATCAAATCACGCCAGAGCAAAAAATAAGTGCAAATTTTTCTCATTTTAAGGGTAAAATATACTCATCTGACGCTTCGACAAGAGCAATGCTTGATGAAAATAGACGAAATGCGGATACAAAAAATATCTCCAAACTTGATATAAAGCTAACAAATTTAAATGTTGATTATAATGCTAAATTGAGCGATAAACTAGAGCTAAATGTTACGCCATTTTATCAAGATACTAAATTCAAGCCATCATCTCAATCAAGATTTACAGATAAAAAATATGGCGCAAGAACTAAACTAAAATATAGCTATAGCTTTGGAAATTTCATAACTGGATATGATTATATCTACAACAAAGGCAAAAATGATGGTTCGTTTGACTTGATGATGAGTCCAAAAATGCGCTTTGTAAATATCTCAAAAGGCTCAACTACAAAAACAACAAATTCAATCTTTTTTATAAACAAATTTGATTTTACAGATGAGTTTTCGCTAAGCGCTGGTTATCGTTTTGAAAATGCAGAGTATAAAATACTAAAAAATACATTTAGTAAAATAGCGCCTGCTGCGATATTTGATAAAGCAAAAGGCAAAACAACCAAGGCTGATATATCAAAAGATGAAAACAACTACGCCTTTGAAATCATGCCAAATTACAAGTATTCAGACAGTGGAAATGTTTATGTTAAATTTGAAAGAGGTTTTACATCTCCAAGTGCAAACAAAATGCAAAACAAAGACGCTAGGTTGGGGTATTATCCAAGTAACATAGAGCCAGAAACTTATAAAACTTATGAGGTTGGTATAAAAGATCTTGTCTTTGGGCAGTATTTTAGTGCAACTTTGTTTTATACAAATAGTAAAAATGAGATTAGTACGATAGGAAAACCGCCAACTTACTGGACTCAAGTAAACATAGGCGAAACTCAAAGAAAAGGTTTTGAAATTTATAGTGAGCAGGCTTTGTTAGATGATAGTTTAAGACTATCTCAAAGTTTTACTTACACAGATACAAAGATAAAAAAATCCGGCACAAGCGGATACGCAGCTGGCTCGGTCGTGCCAAATGTCGCAAAATACAAAGTTGTTTTGGGTGTTGATTATGATATAAATAAAAATTTTACTATTTTTGCTGATTCTAAATTTTATGGAGATCAAAGAAACACGTCAAATGAAAAATTACCAGCTTATAGCATAAGCGATGTTGGAGTTAGATACAAAAACAAGGGCTTTACAGTCACTGGTGGCGTAAATAATGTGTTTGATAAAGAGTATTTTACATCAGCAGATTATAAAAAAGACTCATTTTATGTAGGTGATGGTAGAAATTTATATGTTGAGTTGAAATATGACTTCTAA
- a CDS encoding radical SAM protein, which translates to MFKQRVKGHHREALEKPVMASKDELESFLQNECEDKEGVIYFHIPFCDNICSFCNLHRTKLDDELDEYVKFLLKEIDYYAKFPYIKTKIFKSVYFGGGTPTILKQRHLEQILNAINKSFSLDKDVEFSFETTLHNLTQNKIELMHALGVNRYSIGIQTFSTRGRKILNRIGDKKSAIDKLAMIKESFGGLVCTDIIYNYPKQSIQEVLEDAKVLKSLKIDSSSFYSLQFQEGSIFSKQYDENYYDLQTDYKLHNAFLTSLLKDEYELLEYTKINRKNRDRYLYIKLSHKGTDILPIGVGAGGRVGLYSIFTPRQNMQVVSKTSQIQLNFNIYSNLFQYDKISITQIKSFLDKTTFEKIEEFFKACEKKGYVKIENGVIKFSADGVFWGNSIAWEAIELAKDYFIEKLKKAS; encoded by the coding sequence ATGTTTAAACAAAGAGTAAAAGGTCATCACAGAGAAGCGCTTGAAAAGCCTGTTATGGCGAGTAAAGATGAGCTAGAAAGTTTTTTGCAAAACGAATGCGAAGATAAAGAGGGCGTTATATACTTTCATATCCCATTTTGCGATAACATCTGCTCGTTTTGTAACCTGCACAGAACAAAGCTTGATGATGAGCTTGATGAGTATGTGAAATTCTTGTTAAAAGAGATTGATTATTATGCTAAATTTCCATACATAAAAACAAAAATTTTTAAAAGTGTATATTTTGGCGGCGGGACGCCAACGATTTTAAAACAGCGACATTTAGAGCAAATTTTAAATGCGATAAACAAAAGCTTTAGCCTTGATAAAGATGTTGAGTTTAGTTTTGAAACCACGCTTCATAACCTAACTCAAAACAAAATCGAGCTTATGCATGCTCTAGGCGTTAATCGCTATAGCATTGGAATTCAGACTTTTTCGACAAGAGGCAGGAAGATTTTAAACCGTATAGGCGATAAAAAAAGCGCGATTGATAAACTAGCGATGATAAAAGAGAGTTTTGGTGGGCTAGTTTGCACCGATATTATTTATAACTATCCAAAGCAGAGCATACAAGAGGTTTTAGAAGATGCTAAAGTGCTTAAGAGTTTAAAAATCGATAGCTCCAGCTTTTACTCGCTTCAGTTTCAAGAAGGCTCGATTTTTTCTAAACAATACGATGAAAACTACTATGATTTACAAACTGATTATAAGCTTCACAACGCCTTTTTAACAAGCTTGTTAAAAGATGAGTATGAACTACTTGAATATACTAAAATCAACCGCAAAAACCGCGACAGATATCTTTATATAAAACTCTCGCACAAAGGCACAGATATCTTGCCAATCGGCGTTGGAGCTGGTGGAAGAGTTGGGTTATATAGCATATTTACGCCAAGACAAAATATGCAAGTTGTGTCAAAAACTAGCCAAATTCAACTAAATTTTAACATATACTCAAATTTATTTCAGTATGATAAAATTTCAATTACGCAAATCAAAAGCTTTTTAGATAAAACAACCTTTGAAAAAATAGAAGAGTTTTTTAAAGCTTGTGAGAAAAAAGGCTATGTAAAAATAGAAAATGGCGTGATAAAATTTAGCGCTGATGGCGTTTTTTGGGGAAATTCTATAGCGTGGGAAGCTATAGAGCTAGCAAAAGATTATTTCATAGAAAAATTAAAAAAAGCAAGTTAA
- a CDS encoding MotA/TolQ/ExbB proton channel family protein yields MLHYMQAGGVFMWPIFCLAIIALAIALEKIYYYSFISRDSTTKFKLELTNLIGNCDEDEVINFCKHYKNPLAKATIKSLNFSKNDCNLDKDELKYNIEVAIDDEISGFEKGSWVLGICVGAAPQLGLLGTIVGMIKSFGALGELEGASVVADGISQALYTTAFGLLVAIPVLVIHVVIGKKNDSLIKDLDRLEMLLIKRFKKQ; encoded by the coding sequence ATGTTGCACTATATGCAAGCAGGTGGAGTATTTATGTGGCCGATATTTTGCCTTGCCATTATAGCACTTGCGATAGCATTAGAAAAGATATATTACTATAGTTTTATATCAAGAGATTCTACGACTAAATTTAAACTAGAGTTAACAAATCTCATAGGTAATTGCGATGAAGATGAGGTTATAAATTTTTGCAAGCACTATAAAAATCCACTTGCAAAAGCAACAATCAAAAGCCTAAATTTTTCTAAAAATGATTGCAATTTGGACAAAGATGAGTTGAAATACAACATCGAAGTTGCGATAGATGATGAGATATCTGGTTTTGAAAAGGGCAGTTGGGTTTTAGGAATTTGTGTTGGAGCAGCGCCACAGCTTGGGCTTTTAGGCACGATTGTTGGTATGATAAAATCGTTTGGAGCTTTAGGCGAGTTAGAGGGTGCAAGTGTAGTTGCAGATGGAATCTCGCAAGCGCTTTACACAACTGCTTTTGGGCTTTTAGTTGCGATTCCTGTGCTTGTGATTCATGTTGTGATTGGTAAAAAAAATGACTCACTTATAAAAGATTTGGATAGGCTTGAGATGCTTCTTATAAAAAGGTTTAAAAAACAGTGA
- a CDS encoding flavodoxin family protein gives MKNLVLYDSLTGNTKKVANAIASSLNCDIKGIDEKLNLDDYERVIFGFFVDKGLMSQKAKDIAIKIKDKKVGIFFTLGAEPNSQHADKCKARARDFFEKNSNLVEEIFCSQGAIDPKLIEKMKQIAQNSGQTIEPKREARWSEAASHPDENDLKNAVKAFAKFR, from the coding sequence GTGAAAAATTTAGTCCTTTATGACTCACTCACAGGAAATACAAAAAAAGTAGCAAATGCGATAGCTTCTAGCCTAAATTGCGATATTAAGGGCATAGATGAAAAGCTAAATTTAGATGATTATGAGCGCGTAATCTTTGGCTTTTTTGTAGATAAAGGCTTAATGAGCCAAAAGGCAAAGGATATCGCTATAAAGATAAAAGATAAAAAAGTTGGTATATTTTTCACTCTTGGAGCTGAGCCTAACTCGCAACATGCGGATAAATGCAAGGCTAGAGCTAGAGATTTTTTTGAAAAAAACTCAAATTTGGTAGAGGAAATTTTTTGTTCTCAAGGAGCGATTGATCCAAAACTTATCGAAAAAATGAAGCAAATAGCGCAAAACTCAGGTCAGACTATCGAGCCAAAAAGAGAGGCAAGATGGAGTGAGGCTGCAAGCCATCCAGATGAGAATGATTTAAAAAATGCAGTTAAGGCTTTTGCTAAATTTAGGTAA
- a CDS encoding ABC transporter ATP-binding protein: MSLDVKKLEFGFGKKNILNNISLEALKGEFIGILGPNGCGKSTLLKNILQIYKPKSGIINIENKMAKEYSLKELSKIIGFVPQKSALAMPLLVEDIILMGRYSNLQSSFAGYSKEDYEAVDEVIKLLDLEKFKGRIAFSLSGGEFQRVILARALVSAPKILLLDEPTSALDLNYGVQILKICKSIIKKRNIIGVVILHDLNLASLFCDEILMIKDGEVAYKGAPNELLKKDILKEIYDLECEILHHENRAVVVPL; the protein is encoded by the coding sequence ATGAGTTTAGATGTAAAAAAACTTGAATTTGGATTTGGCAAAAAAAATATTTTAAATAACATATCTTTAGAAGCTTTAAAGGGCGAATTTATAGGGATTTTAGGTCCAAATGGCTGTGGTAAAAGTACGCTTTTGAAAAACATACTTCAAATTTACAAGCCAAAATCAGGCATTATAAATATAGAAAATAAAATGGCTAAAGAATACAGCCTAAAAGAGCTAAGTAAAATCATAGGTTTTGTCCCGCAAAAAAGCGCTTTAGCGATGCCGCTTTTGGTTGAAGATATTATTTTGATGGGGCGGTATTCAAACCTTCAAAGCTCATTTGCTGGATACTCAAAAGAGGATTATGAAGCAGTTGATGAGGTTATAAAGCTGTTGGATTTAGAAAAATTCAAAGGGCGGATTGCGTTTTCTTTAAGCGGTGGCGAGTTTCAAAGAGTGATTTTAGCAAGAGCTTTGGTAAGTGCGCCAAAGATTTTGCTTCTTGATGAGCCAACTAGTGCGCTTGATTTAAACTATGGAGTTCAAATTTTAAAAATTTGCAAAAGTATTATCAAAAAACGAAATATAATCGGCGTTGTGATACTGCATGATTTAAATTTAGCCTCTCTTTTTTGCGATGAAATTTTGATGATAAAAGATGGCGAAGTAGCATACAAAGGCGCTCCAAACGAGCTTTTAAAAAAAGATATATTAAAAGAAATTTATGACTTAGAGTGTGAGATTTTACATCACGAAAACAGAGCGGTCGTAGTTCCATTATAG
- a CDS encoding FecCD family ABC transporter permease produces the protein MTSKNRQILLIFMLVSLFVAIFSISIGGANIGIKEVLGLFSGDITHSQEIILLEIRLPRIIMAFLIGMLLATSGVVTQSVFLNPVADPYIIGIASAATFGAVVAYFLKLPDIFYGAFAFLASAVLSLVIFKMYTKARSIATLLIIGIAFSSFLGAFTSFATYMIGEDSFKIVAWMMGYIGSASWTKIALVIVPLCITMVYFYSKRYELNILLSGDEEAKSLGVDVEKLKKRLLVVSALAVSFSVAFTGMIGFVGLIIPHAIRLLFKTSDNAIIIPFSAVIGGLFLLLCDGVGKTILAPTEVPIGVVTAFFGAPFFLFLALQTRR, from the coding sequence ATGACTTCTAAAAACAGACAAATTCTTTTAATTTTTATGCTAGTTAGCCTTTTTGTTGCTATATTTTCTATATCAATAGGTGGCGCAAATATCGGTATAAAAGAGGTTTTAGGGCTTTTTAGTGGAGATATAACTCACTCTCAAGAGATAATCTTGCTTGAAATTCGCTTGCCGCGAATCATCATGGCATTTTTAATTGGAATGCTTTTAGCAACGAGTGGAGTTGTAACTCAAAGTGTGTTTTTAAACCCAGTAGCAGATCCATACATCATAGGAATCGCCTCAGCCGCGACTTTTGGAGCTGTTGTTGCATACTTTTTAAAACTTCCAGATATTTTTTATGGTGCGTTTGCATTTTTAGCTTCAGCGGTGCTTTCTTTAGTTATTTTTAAAATGTATACAAAGGCTAGAAGTATCGCAACCTTGCTTATCATAGGCATTGCTTTTTCATCATTTTTAGGAGCTTTTACATCGTTTGCAACCTATATGATAGGAGAGGATAGCTTTAAGATAGTTGCGTGGATGATGGGATATATCGGCTCTGCTTCATGGACAAAAATCGCTCTTGTAATAGTTCCGCTTTGTATAACTATGGTCTATTTTTACTCAAAAAGATATGAGTTAAATATACTTTTAAGTGGCGATGAGGAGGCAAAAAGCCTTGGTGTTGATGTAGAAAAGCTTAAAAAACGCTTGCTTGTTGTTTCAGCACTTGCTGTTAGTTTTAGCGTTGCGTTTACTGGAATGATAGGCTTTGTGGGGCTGATTATCCCGCACGCCATAAGGCTTCTTTTTAAAACTTCAGATAATGCCATTATCATACCATTTTCAGCAGTTATCGGTGGGCTTTTTCTCTTGCTTTGCGATGGTGTTGGAAAGACGATTTTAGCTCCGACAGAAGTGCCAATCGGCGTTGTTACGGCATTTTTTGGTGCACCATTTTTTCTATTTTTAGCACTTCAAACAAGGCGTTAA
- a CDS encoding acetyl-CoA carboxylase biotin carboxylase subunit: MEIKRVLIANRGEIALRALRTIQEMGKEAIVIYSTADKDALYVRYADASICIGPPRSSDSYLNIPAIMTAAQISEADAIFPGYGFLSENQTFVEICEKENIKFIGPSVSAMALMSDKSKAKSFMMRAGVPVVPGSDGALKDIEEARKLAAQIGYPVIIKAAAGGGGRGMRVVYQEEDLEKNFWSAESEAISAFGDGTMYMEKYILSPRHIEVQIIGDNYGNVVHVGERDCSMQRRHQKLIEESPAVLLDEKTREKLHDTAVKAAKAIGYSGAGTFEFLYDKTTNDFYFIEMNTRLQVEHCVSEMISGIDIIEWMIRVAQGEKLLEQDEIILNGHAIECRITAEDPKSFVPSPGKITRYIAPGGRNVRMDSHIYQDYSVPPYYDSMIGKLVVHAQTRDKAIRKMKVALDELIIQGIKTTTNFHKTMMENDDFINNNYDTNYLSKHY; encoded by the coding sequence ATGGAAATCAAAAGAGTTTTAATAGCAAACCGCGGAGAAATCGCACTTCGAGCTCTTAGAACCATCCAAGAGATGGGAAAAGAGGCGATAGTAATTTACTCTACGGCGGATAAAGATGCTTTGTATGTAAGATATGCTGATGCAAGTATCTGTATAGGACCACCAAGAAGTAGTGATAGTTATCTAAATATCCCTGCGATTATGACAGCAGCGCAAATCAGCGAAGCAGACGCGATTTTTCCAGGGTATGGATTTTTAAGCGAGAACCAGACTTTTGTTGAAATTTGTGAAAAAGAAAATATCAAATTTATAGGACCTAGCGTTTCTGCTATGGCGTTAATGAGCGATAAAAGTAAGGCAAAAAGCTTTATGATGAGAGCTGGAGTTCCTGTAGTTCCAGGAAGCGATGGTGCGCTAAAAGATATAGAAGAGGCTAGAAAACTAGCAGCACAAATAGGCTACCCAGTCATCATAAAAGCCGCAGCTGGTGGTGGTGGGCGCGGTATGCGCGTGGTTTATCAAGAAGAGGATTTAGAAAAGAATTTCTGGTCGGCTGAAAGCGAGGCTATATCAGCATTTGGCGATGGAACTATGTATATGGAAAAATACATCCTATCTCCACGCCACATCGAAGTTCAAATCATCGGAGATAATTATGGAAATGTCGTTCACGTAGGCGAAAGAGACTGCTCTATGCAACGTCGTCACCAAAAACTTATAGAAGAAAGCCCGGCGGTTTTACTAGATGAAAAAACTAGAGAAAAGCTTCACGACACAGCAGTTAAAGCGGCTAAAGCTATAGGGTATTCTGGTGCTGGAACATTTGAGTTTTTATATGATAAGACTACAAATGACTTTTATTTTATCGAGATGAACACAAGGCTTCAAGTTGAGCATTGTGTAAGCGAGATGATAAGTGGTATCGATATAATAGAATGGATGATAAGAGTAGCGCAAGGCGAGAAACTTTTAGAGCAAGATGAAATCATACTAAACGGTCATGCTATCGAGTGTCGTATCACAGCTGAAGATCCAAAAAGCTTCGTTCCAAGTCCTGGTAAAATCACTCGTTACATCGCTCCTGGTGGGCGAAATGTTAGAATGGACTCGCACATCTATCAAGATTACAGCGTTCCGCCATACTATGATAGTATGATAGGAAAACTTGTAGTTCACGCTCAAACTAGAGATAAAGCTATAAGAAAGATGAAAGTAGCGCTTGATGAGCTAATCATACAGGGGATTAAAACCACAACAAATTTCCATAAAACTATGATGGAAAATGATGATTTTATAAACAACAACTACGATACAAACTACCTTTCAAAGCATTATTAA
- a CDS encoding ExbD/TolR family protein: MQEISIINLIDVIFMLLIFFMLTTTFKKSESFDVNLPKSSAKFEVDDNATARIYYDLSEVVSVVINDNEPIKLSFDELNQTLPSLNLNAFKSVHLSADKSHSYASIINLITVLKENQISNINLDIEKKN; this comes from the coding sequence TTGCAAGAAATTTCTATTATAAATTTAATAGATGTGATTTTTATGTTGCTGATATTTTTTATGCTTACAACCACTTTCAAAAAAAGCGAGAGTTTTGATGTAAATTTGCCAAAAAGTAGCGCTAAATTTGAGGTTGATGATAATGCAACGGCTAGAATTTATTATGATTTAAGCGAAGTTGTGTCTGTTGTTATAAATGATAATGAGCCGATTAAGCTAAGCTTTGATGAGTTAAACCAAACTTTGCCCTCGCTAAATTTAAATGCTTTTAAAAGCGTTCATTTAAGCGCGGATAAAAGCCATAGTTATGCAAGTATTATAAATTTAATAACAGTTCTAAAAGAAAACCAAATTTCAAATATAAATTTAGATATAGAAAAAAAGAATTAA